A genomic stretch from Mus pahari chromosome 6, PAHARI_EIJ_v1.1, whole genome shotgun sequence includes:
- the Pde4b gene encoding cAMP-specific 3',5'-cyclic phosphodiesterase 4B isoform X5 produces MPEANYLLSVSWGYIKFKRMLNRELTHLSEMSRSGNQVSEYISNTFLDKQNDVEIPSPTQKDREKKKKQQLMTQISGVKKLMHSSSLNNTSISRFGVNTENEDHLAKELEDLNKWGLNIFNVAGYSHNRPLTCIMYAIFQERDLLKTFKISSDTFVTYMMTLEDHYHSDVAYHNSLHAADVAQSTHVLLSTPALDAVFTDLEILAAIFAAAIHDVDHPGVSNQFLINTNSELALMYNDESVLENHHLAVGFKLLQEEHCDIFQNLTKKQRQTLRKMVIDMVLATDMSKHMSLLADLKTMVETKKVTSSGVLLLDNYTDRIQVLRNMVHCADLSNPTKSLELYRQWTDRIMEEFFQQGDKERERGMEISPMCDKHTASVEKSQVGFIDYIVHPLWETWADLVQPDAQDILDTLEDNRNWYQSMIPQSPSPPLDERSRDCQGLMEKFQFELTLEEEDSEGPEKEGEGHSYFSSTKTLCVIDPENRDSLEETDIDIASEDKSPIDT; encoded by the exons ATGCCTGAGGCAAACTATTTATTATCTGTTTCTTGGGGTTATATCAAG tTCAAAAGGATGCTGAACCGGGAGCTGACACACCTCTCAGAGATGAGCAGATCAGGGAACCAGGTGTCTGAGTACATTTCAAACACGTTCTTAG ACAAGCAGAACGATGTGGAAATCCCATCTCCCACACAGAAggacagggagaagaagaagaaacagcagcTCATGACCCAGATAAGTGGCGTGAAGAAACTGATGCACAGCTCAAGTCTGAACAACACAAGCATCTCACGCTTCGGAGTCAACACAGAAAATGAGGATCACCTAGCCAAG GAGCTGGAAGACCTGAACAAATGGGGCCTTAACATCTTCAATGTGGCTGGGTACTCACATAATCGGCCCCTTACATGCATCATGTATGCCATATTCCAG GAAAGAGACCTTCTGAAGACGTTTAAAATCTCATCCGACACCTTTGTAACCTACATGATGACTTTAGAAGACCATTACCATTCTGATGTGGCCTATCACAACAGCCTGCATGCTGCTGACGTGGCCCAGTCAACTCACGTTCTCCTTTCTACGCCAGCACTGGAT GCTGTCTTCACAGACCTGGAAATCCTGGCTGCCATTTTTGCAGCTGCCATCCATGATGTCGATCATCCTGGAGTCTCCAATCAGTTTCTCATCAATACAA attcCGAACTTGCTTTGATGTATAATGACGAATCTGTGCTGGAAAACCATCACCTTGCTGTGGGATTCAAATTGCTACAAGAGGAACACTGCGACATCTTTCAGAATTTAACCAAGAAGCAACGCCAGACACTCAGGAAAATGGTGATTGACATG GTGTTGGCAACTGATATGTCCAAACACATGAGCCTCCTGGCAGACCTTAAAACAATGGTAGAAACCAAGAAGGTGACAAGCTCCGGTGTTCTCCTCCTGGACAACTATACTGACCGGATACAG GTTCTTCGCAATATGGTACACTGTGCAGACCTGAGCAACCCTACCAAGTCCTTGGAATTGTATCGGCAATGGACCGATCGTATCATGGAGGAGTTTTTCCAACAGGGAGACAAAGAACGGGAGAGGGGAATGGAGATTAGCCCAATGTGTGATAAGCACACAGCTTCTGTGGAAAAATCCCAG GTTGGTTTCATCGACTACATCGTCCATCCACTGTGGGAGACCTGGGCAGACCTGGTTCAGCCTGATGCTCAAGATATTCTGGATACACTAGAAGATAACAGGAACTGGTATCAGAGTATGATACCCCAGAGCCCCTCCCCACCACTGGATGAGAGGAGCAGGGACTGCCAAGGTCTTATGGAGAAGTTTCAGTTTGAACTGACCCTTGAAGAAGAGGATTCTGAGGGaccagaaaaggagggagaaggccACAGCTATTTCAGCAGCACAAAGACGCTTTGTGTGATCGATCCAGAGAACAGGGATTCCCTGGAAGAGACTGACATAGACATTGCATCAGAAGACAAGTCTCCGATCGACACAtaa